ATGATGTAGACTGGGCTGCATGCCCTTTGACCAGGAAATCTGTTACAATGTTTCTAATCAAAGTTGGTGACTCACTAGTATATATCATGGAAGTCAAAAAAAATAGACTACAATGTTAAGAAGCTCAGCTGAAGCTAAGTACAGGAGTTTAGCTACTACAATAGCTGAATTAACTTGTTGCTTGGAATGCTAAAGGAAATAGGATTGAAAATCACTTAACCAGTGATGATATTCAATGATAGCAAGGCAGCGCTACAAATTGCAGCTAATCCAGTTTATCATGAAAGGACAAAGCATATAGAGATAGACTGCCATTTTTGTTTTAAGGGAAATGATTCAACAAGGCATGGTGATTACAAAGTACATCAACACCAAAGACCAACCTGTTGATATACTAACCAAAGGTCTGACTAAGGTGCAACATAAGGTCTGACTAAGGTGCAACATAAGTATCAATTCACCACATCCATTTTGAGGGGGAGTGTTAATATACAATGAATATACGCAAACTATACACAGACTATACACGGCAGTTTGGTATTCCAGAAGTTAGTTATTCTGTTAGCAGTTAGTTACCTTTATTGAGTTAGTTATTAAGTATAGTCAGTTCACGGATATAGATGATCAAGTTACTTGTATATATAGGTGATTCACTCATTGTAATTGAATAATACAATGCAACAATCTTCTCTTATTCTTTACCAGATTCTTTTCTCTCATCCTCATATTGAATAATACAATGCAACAATCTTCTCTTATTCTTTACCAGATTCTTTTCTCTCATCCTCATTTCTTCATCTTGTTCATATTAATTTCTTATCATTAATCCACAGATTATGACACATTCTAATGGATGATGAATTTGAACCAGCTCAGTGAAAGCAGTGGTGAAGCTAAAGGGAGCCaagggggttcaattgaatcctCTGTGCCAATAAGGTAAATACAACTATTTTTGGTTATATATGTACTATAATTCTACTGTAGTGGTAAACGGGTTCAAAAATTGCCCCAAGTCACAAGTTCAAATCCAAGGTGCAACACTCTAGTAATCTTTGAATCTCCTTGGATGAATTTCTCGCTCCGCAAATGTGTGTAAGTGTATATCATTAGTGTGGAATTTGATTGTCCACTATTTGTGTAGGTTGTTGGGTTGTTCATTTTAGTTAGAAAGATCATGCATACTTTTTAAGtacttaatttcatttttgcTCCGGAAAGTGTATAAGTGTTCAACCTCCAAATGAACACTTGTAGTTGATCTTGTTTTTCTCCCTCTCAGCCGCCAGGTTTTTGTCGAAACATGGTATTCTATAGAATGGGGATTTGACCTAGATCACATAATGGTTTTGCTTCCGCTAGGATCTATTATCTTTAAACTGTTAAGATGATAATGTTTCGCTCTCTATACAGAACGGCTGTAATGCTAGGCTTGTTATACCATTATAATGTAAGTAAAGAAGCACATACAAACTTTTGTAAAGGTATTGAAGATCTTCAAAGTAGTGAagcttgtttcttttcttttatttatttaggaGTTATTAAGCTAGTTTACGAAATCAAACAGAAAAAAATTTCCGCTTGGcaatcaaaatcaatcataagaaCCAAACAATAATTAAAATTTAAGCGAGCCACAATGAAGCTAATGACACTTCTTGTGATTGCGGCAATCTCAGGCCTAAACAAATTTGAACGAAAACCACATGGTACCTAGCTAATGCAGTAATCAATTTTCAGAGTCTGCAGAGGCACTAGGTTGCAGCGCTGCCTAATTTCCATCACTCACCTGTGTATTCCATTGTGAGCCAATCATAACTCAAATCATTTGTAGTTAAGAGATTTGGATAAGTAATTGGCAATTTGGAAGAACCAATACCTTTTTTTGGTGGCCAAAGTGACTTTGATTAACAGTGTGCTTGACAGTTTCCCCACTCATCTTATATCTTTGTTCTAATTCAAATAGCCAAATAAAATAAGGAGGAACTTCTTATAGAAAAGGGCCAGTGAGCAACATAAATTCTACTTGATAAGATGGCATATGGGTTAAAACCTAAAGAGAAGGGGGTCTTGGAATAAGGAATTTGCTATTAGACAACAAAAGTCTACTTATTGAATGGCTTTGGATATATAATGATAATGAAGATGCCTCGAGGAGGAACATTCTAAATGCTAAATATTGTACTCAGAGTTACTGGTGTAATAAAGTGGTTTCCTCCTTATATGATTGGGGTCCTGGGCACGGTATCAGGGATTTTTTGGAAGTTTTTAAACCAAGTTCTGTTTGGTAAATGGGAGACGATATGGTCTGGCATGATCTTTGGATAGGGCAGACTAGGAATTCCCTGACCTGATACAGTTTCTCTCCATTGCTGAACTGCAGCTGCACAACGCAGACGCAGTTGGAATGGGAGATAGTGTCAGAAGAATTGACAAAACTGGGAGGTGGAAAGCCTAATGGCATTACTAAGTACTAGTAAATTGCTGCGCAAACTGAGAATTGGCAAAATGAAACGGATTGGTGACCAAAGACTAAATAGGCCTGTTCACATTAAGGCTTGCCATCATAATTTGATCAACTAAGTAATATAATTAACAATTGGCCATGGAAGCTGGTCTTATGCTATGTTTAGCTGAATAGCTTTGTGTGAGGCGTGCCTGACTCTGGAAAACTTATAGAAGAATAGGAATCGTTCTTTGCAATAGGTGTTGAAAGTACAATACAGAGATGGAGTCTAAACATCTTTTTTCTACACTGCACAGTAGCTAAGATATATGGTATTTATGTTTTGATCATTGCTGGTGTACACTGGGTAATGCCCTACACTCACAAAGATGCATATGTTAGCTGGTGTGGCAGGTCAGGAAACCCTTCAGAAAGATATGGCATACTATAGCGGGCTGCACTCCGTGAACCTAGTGGAGAGAAAGCAATCTTAGATGTTTTACAGGGGTTTTCACCCCTATTCCCTCTTTGAAGGACTAATGTTTGAACTTACTTTTTGGTTTTTCTGAGATTTGCAATAATGTGGATGGATGTTTGGATTTCAAAGCTCCATTAATTTTCTAAAGGAGCTTATGGTTTTTGTGAGATATGGCATCTTCTAGATGCTTTATCTTATTAATAAAGTTCATAAGTACTTTGTCTAAAAATGACCTTTCTCGTGGTTGTGTTGCTATAAAATGAGAACTTTCGAACACTGACCAGATTGCAACAAGGAAGTTGATGGGGTAAGGTAAGACCTCCACAGTTGTGGTGGCAGGGCTGTGTTGTGGAGGAGGTGGGCAATGGGAAGAGGGGTTGCTCGGATGAGCTGGACGAGATGGTAGGATAGCTGCTTCAATGTAATGGGGCAAAGCCGGTGCTAGGGGTGTTGCGGTGTAGTAGCCTCTATTAATGAAGAAATATTTCTTTCTTTATATGTTCCCCGTAACCTTTTGTGTTTCTACTCTACAGTGTGAAACAAAGGAAAAAATCATGGCTGTTCTGGATAGCCTTAATTCAAAAGccgtttttcttctttttttggctTCTAAAAGTACAAACTGCATTTCTACTTTCTGTTCTTTTTATGGTCAAGCTGAaaccagaaaagaaaaaaaaagtattgtAACTGGACACATTTTTATATCCCCTCCATTTTGTGTAACTCCCAGATTTCTCATCCCTCGTTTGTTCTTATGATAGTGCATGTTCTTCCTGAAAGAGTAGACATAACTGAATGACTTAATAATTTAATCCATTATCAATTCAACAATATTGAGATTCTTGAAAACCTTATAATGGTAATAAAAGTAGTGAGAAAAGATTCAAAAACTTTATATAGGCAAAACTTAAAATTTTGTCTAAGAAACAAGAAATTGCTACTCAATTTCCACACGGCTTTGGGCAATTCCAATCATGTTCCATGACTAATGTCTATCATACAAGCTGTTAAATGACAAGACTAGATTGGAGCTTGCTCAGGTCAAGTGGCAATCTCTATGGAACATCATGGGATTGGATTATGATGTCTCCTTGCAAAGCTGCTCAGGCCACAAAAGGATTAGCAAAACCTTCTGGTCGGTTTCCCCTCCAAAGATTATGTATTGAAAAGCTCAATGGTAACATACATGAAAATAGTCGTGGTTAATGCTAGAGTTGCCTCCATCAGACTTGGACATCAGGGAGGTGCTTGGCCAACTATCTGTTAACCTAAGTTGCTTATGGACAAATTATCTAATAATGGAATGAATAAAGCCGGACGGGTATAGCGGATTATATCAGCGACCCAAGTCCCAACTAGCATGAGACTAGGTTGATTGATTGATTAATGGATTAACCTGCTTGCTTATCAGAGAAATGATTTAAGGTTTGCCATTATTCCAGAAACCTTGGAGAAAGCATTTTAACGTGCTTATGATGAGGGATCAAACCTGGGACCGCTTTCTCTGTAGTGTTGTCATACAAGATAAGGCTATAAGCCAGCAGGCTGGGCGAACCTAAGTTATCTTCTCATCTTCCTTCAACTTCTTTTAGCCTGGATTAGTATGAATTGTTCAAGTAAAAATTAGGAAACAGATTACTGGTAAATCCAATGTGAGCCACAAATCAAAGAAATCATCAGATAATGTAGTTTTCACTCTTTTGGGGTATTCATAACGACGTGTCGTGACAGACAATAGCAAGGGGTTTACAACATGTTTTGCATAATACACTCTTGACTCTGCTTTATTGTTTGTTACTCTCTACAGTATTGCTTACTATATGCTGCAAAACAAACTCAATTAAACTTGATCATAACTTAGCATATCTCTTGAGATTTTCAGCAGCATCTTTGGCATTTTCAGGTACAGACATGTTGACCTTAAGAGTAACTCTTGATGATGCTAACAAAGTCTTGTTTTCCTCATTAGATGGATCAATCTTCCAAAGACAAACTTCCCAAACATGAATGGTTTTTCCAATATTGATTGGTACAGCCTCAGCAAAAACAAGGTCACCAAGATGAGCACTCTTAAGATGATGGATACTGAGATGAACTCCAGCCACTCGAGCAAAACCGGAAGCCACGTGAGCTCCCATACTTGCCAAAGACTCAGCTATTAAAGCTGAAACTCCACCGTGCAGCACCTTAAATGGCTGGCAACACTTTTCTGTCACAGGTAGACGACCAGTGAGTTTGTGGGGTGTGATTTCTACAAACTCAAAACCAATTCCATGAAGTGGAATATCTAGAACTCTAGCCTTTACccctgatgatgatgatggtggtggtggttccATATTCTCTGTTATCTTTTTCTCTCTTCAAATCTTGGGAAGAAAACTCTTGGTCTTGGAGATTGACTTCTGGCCAATAGGGTCCAAATTGGACTGAACTTTTTCTCACACTATAGTTCCTACAAAGTTGAGTAAGGCATCCATTTTTCAACAAGATGAAGATATTTATACAAGAAAGTTTCagtcttgaaatcaaatattgtgatattgtgagtctGATATGCTCATGGGTATGAAAGAATCTTGATGGAAGTGCCACAGAAGAACCAGATTGAAGATAAATATACAAGAAAGTTTGagtcttgaaatcaaatatttatGAAATTGTGAAATCTGATATGTTTATGGGAATCAAGAATCTTAATTTAATGTGGCAGAGAAGAAGTTGTTTGAAGAAGAAGATTTAATGATTGGGGTTTGGTTGGCTGTGTGGAGGCACAAGGTCAAACGGTAGAAGATGGTGGTAGGTGGAATATGAAAGTGGTGTTTGGCACGAAGCTAAAATTATCCCGGTATTATAATTTTAGGATTAATTTATCTTACCTTTTGGGATAAATTTCATCTTtcagatgggataaaataatctcaacCTTAGTGTGATAAGGTGGATATCTCACCCTTGGAATTATGCTTTattttgtatcatgtttggtaAGAGGCATAAGTTTATCTTACTTCTTATCAAATACGGTATAAAAAATTAGTGCCGGATATTTCGGCCTATATGCACCAAACGACTCTTAAGGGTAGAGTTTGGGCCTAACTCATAATTGAGGGGCAAATCATAATGATCGGCACCTAATTTGCGAGTGATGTCCCTTCCAAATTTCACAATGTGAAAAGTACATTAAATTAAAACAAACAATAAGGTGTTGGACCACATAAGTCTCATCGAATTTCGGATAGATTTGTGAAAGAAAATTATTTTATTGACAAACTCAAATAATTCTCTATTAATTTTTCATCAGAAAATAACTACAAAATACTACTGTTTCTATTTATAATAATATGAAATTTACTTTGACTAAAATATGAAAAACATATTTCTATATTCCTAGTTAGACATGAATTAAATAAATACTAAATCTAAATAAATTTGATTTCCTACCATTTTGAGTTTTTCTTTGTCAATTTATAACTATAAGATTCTTTGTTTCCTTCTTTTTTATACTAGTAAAACTAATCAAATAAACAACTTATTTGATAGTATCCAATAATTGATGATGAAGGGTGGAGCTCCTGTGTTTGTTACGGATTTGACTGAACCCAATAATTCTTATTCAAATTTTAAATATGTCTTAAGATTGAATATGTAGAAATTATTGAGTTAactcttaatttaaaaaaaattagaatctCGAACTTATAAGCTTACTATTTAACTCTGCCACTGCTGCGGAGTGCTGCAACATCTAACTCCAATTTCGTCTGGTATCATGATTCTTTAGCACAATTTGTTATCCTGTCTGAGTAAACTTTCGAAAGGTCAaatatatttattaaaaaaaaaaaacttattctaAAGAAGGAAAATAGTCAAAAATGTTTCTCTACTTTGGAAAAATGACTAAAAATATTCTCTATtacaaatttaaataaaaaactcCTATCatatcattaaagttttcaaatgtaCCCCTATCTTAATGAAAATCTCTAACATAACcctatttcatttttaaacccgcttcaTTTAAATCAAactcaacaaaataaaaaatgcATATGGGTTAATTGTTCTTGTGTCTAGTGGCTCCAAATGTAGGACTCAGGAATAAATTGATCGCATATGTGTTTTTTATGTAGTTGGTCTGATTTAAATGAAGcaggtttaaaaataaaaaaatcgaaTTATATTGGGGATTTCAGTTAAGATagggatatatttgaaaactttaatgattggaggggtatttttgacccaaatttataACGAACGGATATTTTTAACCTTTTCTCCAATAAGGGGCATTTTTTACCCTTTATCTataattttcaaatggtaatGAATTATTTAAACTTAATTTTTAAGATAAGGAGttgtttttgtcattttctcgtaCAAcatcgagtccggaaccaaaatgcctcaaaaaaaaaatattttgaatcaaaataccccaacaaaaaaaataccaaactacctttagcgcagtaatttactgcgctaaagcagttaacggggacggctctgttaactactatagcgcagtaatttactgcgctatagtgtccctcccttttggttaacccttcttccattacactttttaacgtactttgaccatagattaatcatgcttcgggaccccgaaactttaatattttatatagaaccctacttatttttgtgcgattaataaggtaggatcaatacatcaaggatacagaaaagtcggatggccgttttagtggttgaaaagtgctcgaatgtcattttcgtttgaaggctcggtgacattagctt
Above is a genomic segment from Lycium barbarum isolate Lr01 chromosome 12, ASM1917538v2, whole genome shotgun sequence containing:
- the LOC132623349 gene encoding 1,4-dihydroxy-2-naphthoyl-CoA thioesterase 1; the encoded protein is MEPPPPSSSSGVKARVLDIPLHGIGFEFVEITPHKLTGRLPVTEKCCQPFKVLHGGVSALIAESLASMGAHVASGFARVAGVHLSIHHLKSAHLGDLVFAEAVPINIGKTIHVWEVCLWKIDPSNEENKTLLASSRVTLKVNMSVPENAKDAAENLKRYAKL